From one Chlamydia sp. 04-14 genomic stretch:
- the ltuA gene encoding protein LtuA (LtuA (late transcription unit A protein) is found exclusively in the genus Chlamydia.) — protein MFFIRVRSVGFLDIHGVLSTRKGEQVIKSGTGVWVGARGAIFYRIAF, from the coding sequence ATGTTTTTTATTCGTGTGCGTTCAGTAGGATTTTTAGATATTCACGGTGTTTTATCTACTCGTAAGGGAGAACAGGTTATCAAATCCGGTACGGGGGTTTGGGTAGGGGCTCGAGGAGCCATTTTCTATCGTATAGCCTTCTAG
- a CDS encoding protease-like activity factor CPAF, with amino-acid sequence MKVKQITALICSLVLGFQISGSAKTLVQKNACSDLDFLEHLLDVKYAPKEWKHKLFHWNLKDATDQARLRLCIEENPSTRHCQGVLSQYISDLNDFHAGITFFSTENSHLPYTIKLSSSHRCFVVDVHTYSSEISIGDEILEMDGQPIMQIIESIRVGRGAPSDYAAAARTLFSRSAALGHQIPIGIVTLKIRRPSGLTRTVKVKWRHTPEYIQDLSLIAPLVKDPVIEMRSGRALPLTSNASENCLFTNEMVPYFWGELREQYKRGLNSDYNIGSKKGFLPDFGHVTWRAKSGPYHAYVFTCTDNRGQSHNIGFLRISTYSWTDMEDRSVMNMESPWNDFGEIINVLQDKTEALIIDQTNNPGGSVFYLYALISRLTDRPLETPRHRMILTQNEVQSAVKWLNLLEGVETDEQARNALGDDMEGYLIDMNAVGYLQTFSNTVLKCWANGDINLSTPMPLLGFANVHPHPQDRYTHPICVLINQEDFSCGDLFPAIMKDNGRALIVGMTTAGAGGFVFNVEFPNRTGIKNCSLTGSLAVRPDGSYIENLGVSPHVCLDFTDMDVQTGRYPDYINNVKNLVLDLIDKEADKNASHSEER; translated from the coding sequence ATGAAAGTAAAACAAATTACAGCCTTAATTTGCTCCCTAGTACTAGGTTTTCAAATTTCAGGTTCTGCTAAGACCTTAGTTCAAAAAAATGCATGTTCAGATTTGGATTTTTTAGAACATTTACTCGATGTTAAATACGCTCCTAAGGAGTGGAAGCATAAGCTTTTTCATTGGAATTTGAAGGACGCAACGGATCAAGCACGTTTGAGATTATGTATCGAGGAAAATCCTTCAACCAGGCATTGCCAAGGAGTTCTTTCGCAATACATATCTGATTTAAATGACTTCCACGCTGGGATTACTTTCTTCAGTACGGAAAACTCTCATTTACCTTATACAATCAAGTTAAGCAGTTCTCATAGATGCTTTGTTGTTGATGTGCATACATATAGCTCCGAAATTTCTATAGGTGATGAAATCTTAGAGATGGACGGCCAGCCAATTATGCAAATAATTGAAAGCATACGCGTTGGTAGAGGTGCTCCTTCTGATTACGCTGCAGCTGCACGAACACTATTTTCTCGTTCTGCTGCCTTAGGCCATCAAATCCCTATCGGAATAGTTACGTTAAAAATTCGTCGTCCTAGTGGTTTAACGCGTACGGTAAAAGTTAAATGGCGCCATACTCCTGAATATATTCAGGATCTATCTTTAATAGCTCCTTTGGTAAAAGATCCAGTAATTGAAATGAGATCTGGACGCGCTTTACCTTTAACGTCTAACGCATCTGAAAATTGTTTATTCACAAATGAGATGGTTCCTTATTTCTGGGGTGAATTACGCGAGCAATACAAACGCGGTTTAAACAGTGATTACAACATAGGAAGTAAAAAAGGATTCTTACCTGATTTCGGACATGTGACATGGAGAGCTAAAAGTGGTCCTTACCATGCCTATGTATTCACATGCACAGATAATCGTGGACAGTCCCACAATATTGGATTCCTTAGAATTTCTACATATTCTTGGACAGATATGGAAGACCGTAGTGTTATGAATATGGAATCCCCATGGAATGACTTCGGTGAAATCATCAATGTATTGCAAGATAAAACAGAAGCTTTGATTATCGATCAGACAAATAATCCAGGCGGTAGTGTATTCTATCTTTATGCATTGATCTCCAGATTAACAGATAGACCTTTAGAAACACCTAGACATAGAATGATTCTAACCCAAAATGAAGTTCAATCTGCAGTAAAATGGTTGAATCTTCTTGAAGGTGTTGAAACTGATGAGCAAGCAAGAAATGCTCTCGGTGATGATATGGAAGGTTATCTTATCGATATGAATGCTGTAGGATATCTACAGACATTTTCTAATACCGTTTTAAAATGTTGGGCAAATGGAGATATTAACCTCTCCACACCTATGCCTTTATTAGGGTTTGCTAACGTGCATCCACATCCTCAGGATCGTTATACACATCCTATATGTGTCTTAATCAACCAGGAAGATTTCTCCTGTGGAGATTTATTCCCTGCGATTATGAAGGATAACGGTCGAGCACTTATTGTAGGAATGACTACAGCAGGAGCTGGAGGTTTTGTCTTTAACGTAGAGTTTCCTAATAGAACAGGAATTAAAAATTGTTCTTTAACTGGATCTCTAGCAGTAAGACCAGACGGTTCTTATATAGAGAATTTAGGAGTCTCTCCTCATGTATGTTTAGATTTTACAGATATGGACGTACAAACAGGAAGATATCCTGATTACATTAACAATGTGAAAAATTTAGTTCTTGATCTCATTGATAAAGAAGCAGATAAAAATGCCTCTCATTCGGAAGAAAGATAA
- a CDS encoding malate dehydrogenase — protein MKLTRTVSVAVTGGTGQIAYSFLFALAHGDVFGNDCGIDLRVYDLPGLERVLSGVRMELDDCAYPLLQSLRVTTSLEDAFDGIDAAFLIGAAPRGPGMERSDLLKRNGEIFSLQGSVLNTSAKRDAKIFVVGNPVNTNCWIAMNQAPKLNRRNFHSMLRLDQNRMHTMLAHRAEVPLDEVTNVVIWGNHSAKQVPDFTQALISGKPAVEVISDRDWLENIMLPSIQNRGSAVIEARGKSSAGSAARALAEAARSIFLPKDGEWFSTGVCSDYNPYGIPEDLIFGFPCRMLPSGDYEIVPGLSWDAFIKNKIQISLDEISQEKANVSLL, from the coding sequence ATGAAATTAACACGTACGGTTAGTGTTGCTGTGACGGGTGGAACAGGGCAAATCGCCTACAGTTTTTTGTTCGCTCTAGCTCACGGTGATGTTTTTGGTAATGATTGCGGCATTGATCTACGCGTGTATGACCTCCCAGGTTTAGAAAGAGTACTTTCCGGTGTTCGTATGGAACTCGATGATTGTGCTTATCCTCTTTTACAATCCCTACGTGTTACGACTTCTTTAGAAGATGCTTTTGATGGTATTGATGCAGCTTTTCTAATAGGAGCAGCACCCCGAGGTCCTGGAATGGAACGCTCGGATCTTTTAAAACGTAATGGAGAAATTTTTTCTCTGCAAGGTTCAGTGCTAAATACTTCTGCTAAACGAGATGCGAAGATTTTTGTCGTTGGAAATCCTGTGAATACCAATTGTTGGATTGCTATGAATCAGGCTCCAAAATTGAATAGAAGAAATTTTCATTCCATGCTCCGTTTAGATCAAAACCGTATGCATACGATGTTAGCACATCGTGCGGAAGTTCCTTTAGATGAGGTTACTAATGTTGTTATTTGGGGTAATCATTCCGCAAAACAAGTTCCTGATTTTACACAGGCATTGATTTCAGGAAAACCTGCTGTAGAGGTCATAAGTGATCGTGATTGGCTTGAAAACATTATGCTGCCTTCTATTCAAAATCGAGGAAGTGCTGTGATTGAAGCTCGTGGAAAGTCTTCTGCGGGATCTGCCGCTCGTGCTTTAGCAGAAGCTGCACGCTCTATTTTTCTTCCTAAAGATGGAGAGTGGTTCTCTACTGGGGTATGTTCCGACTATAATCCTTACGGTATCCCTGAAGATTTAATTTTTGGTTTCCCATGTCGTATGTTGCCCTCTGGGGATTACGAGATTGTTCCTGGATTATCCTGGGATGCCTTTATAAAAAATAAGATTCAAATATCCTTGGATGAAATTTCTCAGGAAAAAGCCAATGTCTCTTTGTTATAG
- a CDS encoding site-specific tyrosine recombinase XerD, whose translation MTSAQFCDVILEQFVLFLSVDRGLCRNSISAYCQDITLFLKISAITSTKEISQDSVYLFVQQLHKRKEAESTLARRLIALKVFFRFLKEAKLLDHPPLIEHPKIWKRLPSVLTPKEVDALLSAAQQDRVSPVISARDTAILHTLYSTGIRVSELCGLCIGDVSDDFLRVTGKGSKTRLVPLGKLACKAIDTYLCPFRENFQKKNPEEHHLFLSTRGRKLERSCVWRRIHYYAKQVTHKRVSPHSLRHAFATHLLDNKADLRVIQEMLGHARISSTEIYTHVAADTLVENFLSYHPRNP comes from the coding sequence ATGACCTCAGCCCAGTTTTGTGATGTTATTCTTGAACAATTTGTTCTTTTTCTCTCGGTAGATCGCGGTCTTTGCCGCAATTCTATTTCTGCATATTGTCAGGACATTACCCTATTCCTAAAAATAAGCGCTATTACATCAACTAAAGAAATCTCCCAAGATAGCGTATATCTGTTTGTTCAGCAGCTACATAAACGCAAAGAAGCCGAGTCTACTTTAGCGCGTCGCCTGATTGCCTTAAAAGTATTTTTCCGATTTCTTAAAGAGGCAAAGCTCCTTGATCACCCTCCTCTTATTGAACATCCGAAAATTTGGAAACGCCTTCCCTCTGTTTTAACTCCAAAAGAAGTTGATGCTCTTTTATCTGCTGCTCAACAAGATAGAGTTTCTCCTGTCATTTCTGCTAGAGATACCGCAATTCTCCATACACTATATTCCACAGGCATTCGTGTATCCGAGCTCTGTGGTTTATGCATTGGTGACGTTAGTGATGATTTTCTACGTGTTACCGGAAAAGGTTCTAAAACACGACTTGTTCCCCTAGGAAAACTCGCCTGTAAAGCTATTGATACCTATCTTTGTCCTTTTCGAGAGAACTTTCAAAAGAAAAACCCGGAAGAACATCACCTATTCCTCTCTACACGTGGGCGCAAGTTAGAACGCTCTTGTGTATGGAGGAGAATCCACTACTACGCAAAGCAAGTGACCCATAAACGCGTCTCGCCACACTCTCTAAGACATGCCTTTGCAACACATTTATTAGACAATAAAGCTGACCTTCGCGTCATTCAAGAAATGCTCGGACACGCCCGTATTTCTTCTACAGAGATCTATACTCACGTAGCTGCGGATACCTTAGTGGAAAATTTTCTTTCCTATCACCCAAGAAATCCCTAA
- a CDS encoding SycD/LcrH family type III secretion system chaperone, whose product MSYLAYLLEKIASSSKEDYPFPEDLESYLSGYFPSKDLPLDTYQKLFKISSEELERVYKEGYNAYLNREYQESSETFRWLVFFNPFVSKFWFSLGASLHMSQLYPQALHAYAVTALLRDKDPYPHYYAYICYTLMDQHEDASKALELAWERAKHHSAYQELKAEILDIKNHA is encoded by the coding sequence ATGTCATATTTAGCTTATTTATTAGAAAAAATAGCTTCATCGAGCAAAGAAGATTATCCCTTTCCGGAAGATTTGGAGAGTTATCTGTCAGGATATTTTCCAAGTAAAGATCTTCCGTTAGATACATACCAAAAACTTTTTAAAATCTCTTCTGAGGAATTAGAGCGTGTCTATAAAGAAGGTTACAACGCCTATCTGAATAGAGAATACCAAGAAAGTAGTGAAACTTTTCGCTGGTTAGTCTTTTTTAATCCTTTTGTCTCTAAATTTTGGTTTTCTCTAGGAGCATCTTTGCATATGAGCCAACTTTATCCTCAGGCCTTACATGCCTACGCTGTGACTGCATTGTTGCGGGATAAAGATCCCTATCCTCATTATTATGCCTATATTTGCTATACTCTCATGGACCAACATGAAGATGCAAGTAAGGCCTTAGAACTTGCATGGGAACGAGCGAAACATCATAGCGCTTATCAAGAACTGAAAGCAGAAATCTTGGATATAAAAAACCATGCATAA
- a CDS encoding class I SAM-dependent methyltransferase has translation MSYSNRLKSFVIKKSSFLHVLRVGIHRIVFSIREYVYLSFSLYIRYPKLIVYDLAKFFYSLLRNPYRRLRRSPQSSLLKEGNVYGETPWSALNKVSREFGVTSQDVVYDLGCGLGKVCFWFSHILKCHVVGIDSQSTFINFASRMHRLLSAQPTLFFKEYFHETELSQASCVYFYGSSYSLKVLKNVLNALVKLKSGSMVISISFPLDSLPDGDTIFFTEKSCDVTFPWGKTKAYKNIRK, from the coding sequence ATGTCGTATTCCAACCGCCTAAAGAGCTTCGTAATTAAAAAGTCTTCATTCTTACATGTATTGCGAGTAGGGATTCATAGGATAGTATTCTCTATTAGAGAATATGTTTATTTATCCTTCTCGCTCTACATTAGATATCCCAAACTCATCGTATACGATCTGGCGAAGTTTTTTTATTCTTTATTGAGAAATCCCTATAGGAGATTACGTCGTTCTCCCCAATCTTCATTGCTAAAGGAAGGGAACGTTTATGGAGAGACTCCTTGGTCAGCATTAAATAAAGTGAGTAGAGAATTCGGAGTTACTTCTCAAGATGTTGTTTATGATTTAGGCTGTGGCTTAGGAAAAGTATGTTTTTGGTTTTCCCATATTCTGAAATGTCATGTTGTGGGTATAGATAGCCAATCTACTTTTATTAACTTCGCTTCTCGTATGCATAGACTGTTATCTGCACAGCCGACACTATTTTTTAAAGAATATTTTCATGAAACAGAATTATCACAAGCTTCTTGTGTCTATTTTTACGGTTCGTCGTATTCTTTGAAGGTATTAAAAAATGTTTTAAATGCTTTAGTAAAGTTAAAGTCAGGGAGTATGGTCATCAGTATTTCCTTTCCTTTAGATTCCTTGCCGGATGGAGATACAATATTTTTCACAGAGAAAAGCTGTGATGTTACCTTCCCTTGGGGCAAGACAAAAGCATATAAAAATATACGAAAGTAA
- a CDS encoding glucose-6-phosphate isomerase — MDRKGFLESSSTKILQDLAVAPIDLTVPGVISEERIERFSLSVEGFTLSYATERIDEGILSALTDLASERGLIESMQAMQNGEVVNYIDNFPSESRPALHTATRAWVKEIPLKGNAEDISLRSKIEAQRLKDFLNKYRDVFTTIVQIGIGGSELGPKALHCALKGCCPSDKKVYFVSNIDPDNAAEVLQEIDCAKTLVVTVSKSGTTLETAVNEELLADHFSKQGLSFREHFIAVTCEGSPMDDTDKYLEVFHIWDSIGGRYSSTSMVGGVVLGFAYGFDMFLQLLEGAAAMDLAALEPRMSENLPLLSAMLGIWNRNFLRYPTSVVVPYATGLEYFPAHLQQCGMESNGKSVAQTGEIISFATSPIIWGEVGTNSQHSFFQCLHQGSDIVPVEFIGFLENQRGKDIVVSGSSSSQKLFANMVAQAIALAKGRENTNPNKNFRGNRPSSILVSERLTPYAMGALLAFYEHKIVFQGFCWGINSFDQEGVTLGKDLANQVLEVMQGQAKAGTLLEAEALLRLFNDAKK, encoded by the coding sequence ATGGATAGAAAAGGCTTTTTAGAGAGCTCCTCAACAAAGATATTACAAGATTTGGCTGTAGCCCCTATAGATTTGACAGTCCCTGGAGTAATTTCTGAAGAGCGTATAGAAAGATTTTCCTTGTCTGTAGAAGGTTTTACATTAAGTTACGCTACGGAACGTATCGATGAGGGGATTTTATCTGCATTAACAGATTTAGCTTCTGAACGCGGTCTTATCGAATCCATGCAGGCAATGCAAAATGGAGAAGTTGTTAACTATATTGATAACTTCCCTAGTGAATCTCGACCTGCTTTACATACCGCGACACGTGCGTGGGTTAAGGAAATCCCTTTAAAAGGTAATGCTGAGGATATTTCCTTAAGGTCAAAAATTGAAGCGCAACGTCTAAAAGATTTTCTTAATAAATATAGGGACGTCTTTACAACTATTGTACAAATCGGAATAGGAGGTTCCGAACTTGGACCTAAAGCTTTACATTGTGCTTTAAAAGGCTGTTGCCCATCGGATAAGAAAGTATATTTCGTATCTAATATAGATCCCGACAATGCTGCAGAAGTTTTACAAGAGATAGATTGTGCAAAGACTTTGGTTGTCACTGTATCGAAATCAGGAACTACATTAGAGACTGCTGTTAATGAAGAATTACTAGCAGATCATTTCTCAAAACAAGGGTTGAGTTTCCGCGAGCATTTCATTGCCGTTACCTGCGAGGGTAGCCCTATGGATGATACGGATAAATATCTTGAAGTTTTCCATATTTGGGATAGTATCGGAGGACGCTATTCCTCTACATCTATGGTTGGTGGAGTTGTTTTAGGCTTTGCCTATGGCTTTGATATGTTTTTACAGCTCCTTGAAGGAGCTGCGGCTATGGATTTGGCCGCTTTAGAACCTCGTATGAGTGAGAATCTTCCTCTATTATCGGCAATGTTAGGAATCTGGAATCGTAATTTCTTACGTTACCCTACTTCTGTTGTAGTTCCCTACGCTACAGGATTGGAATACTTCCCCGCGCATCTACAGCAATGTGGTATGGAATCTAACGGGAAGAGTGTTGCTCAGACTGGGGAGATAATAAGTTTTGCTACAAGTCCTATTATTTGGGGTGAGGTAGGAACAAATAGCCAACACTCCTTTTTCCAATGTCTCCATCAAGGTAGTGATATTGTTCCTGTGGAATTCATTGGTTTTCTTGAGAATCAGAGGGGAAAGGATATCGTTGTATCAGGATCTAGTTCTTCTCAAAAGCTTTTCGCTAATATGGTAGCCCAGGCGATAGCCTTAGCAAAAGGACGGGAAAATACTAATCCGAATAAAAATTTTAGAGGAAATCGTCCCTCTTCTATTCTTGTATCTGAGAGACTCACTCCTTACGCTATGGGAGCTCTTTTAGCCTTCTATGAACATAAAATAGTCTTTCAGGGTTTTTGCTGGGGAATTAACTCTTTCGACCAGGAAGGAGTTACTTTAGGAAAAGACCTAGCGAACCAGGTTCTAGAGGTTATGCAGGGGCAAGCAAAAGCAGGAACCCTTCTTGAGGCAGAAGCATTGTTAAGACTTTTTAACGATGCTAAAAAATAA
- a CDS encoding NhaD family Na+:H+ antiporter: protein MLKFQLCALFLFGYIAIVFEHIVRVNKSAVALAMGGLMWLVCFSHMQHADHMILAEEIADMAQVIFFLFAAMAIVELIDAHKGFSIIVRCCYIQSRTLLLWVLIGLSFFLSAALDNLTSIIIIISILKRLVKSREDRLLLGAICVISVNAGGAWTPLGDVTTTMLWINNKVTSWGIIRALFVPSLVCVLIAGVCAQFMLKKRTTGMISKDVEMEGSPKKSGLIICIGLGSLLMVPIWKACLGVPPFIGALLGLGLVWLASDWIHSPHGEDRYHLRIPHILTKIDISSITFFIGILLAVNALTFSNVLSELSMSMDRIFSRNVVAIFIGLISSVLDNVPLVAATMGMYQVPMDDTLWKLIAYAAGTGGSILIIGSAAGVAFMGIEKVDFLWYFKKISWIALASYFGGLISYFMLERIAMFF, encoded by the coding sequence ATGTTGAAATTCCAATTGTGTGCTCTGTTTTTATTTGGATATATCGCGATTGTTTTCGAGCATATTGTGCGAGTGAATAAATCTGCTGTAGCCCTAGCTATGGGAGGTTTAATGTGGCTAGTTTGTTTTTCTCATATGCAACATGCGGATCATATGATTCTAGCTGAAGAAATTGCTGATATGGCTCAGGTAATCTTTTTCTTATTCGCAGCGATGGCCATTGTTGAACTCATAGATGCACACAAAGGGTTTTCGATTATAGTGCGATGTTGTTATATACAATCTAGAACTCTACTTCTTTGGGTTCTGATAGGGCTTTCTTTCTTCCTCTCTGCTGCCTTGGATAACTTAACATCCATCATTATCATTATTTCTATTTTGAAACGTTTAGTTAAATCTCGAGAAGATCGTCTGCTTTTAGGAGCTATTTGCGTCATTAGTGTAAATGCTGGAGGTGCTTGGACTCCTTTAGGAGATGTAACGACAACAATGTTGTGGATTAATAATAAAGTGACCTCTTGGGGAATCATTCGCGCTTTATTTGTTCCTAGTTTAGTTTGTGTTCTCATTGCTGGAGTTTGCGCACAATTCATGCTTAAAAAGAGAACCACAGGAATGATCTCTAAGGATGTTGAAATGGAGGGGTCTCCTAAAAAAAGTGGTTTAATCATCTGTATTGGTTTAGGATCTTTATTGATGGTTCCTATTTGGAAAGCTTGCTTAGGTGTTCCACCATTTATCGGAGCTTTGCTAGGACTCGGGCTTGTTTGGTTGGCCAGCGACTGGATTCATTCTCCCCACGGGGAAGATCGCTACCATTTGCGCATTCCTCATATTTTAACCAAGATCGATATCTCTTCTATTACCTTCTTTATAGGTATCTTACTGGCTGTTAATGCTCTAACTTTTTCTAATGTTCTCTCTGAACTTTCAATGAGCATGGATAGGATATTTTCTAGGAATGTTGTAGCTATTTTTATTGGTCTTATTTCAAGCGTATTGGATAATGTTCCTCTTGTTGCTGCGACTATGGGTATGTATCAAGTCCCAATGGACGATACTTTATGGAAGTTGATTGCTTATGCAGCAGGCACCGGAGGAAGTATTTTAATCATTGGATCAGCTGCCGGAGTTGCCTTCATGGGCATCGAGAAAGTTGATTTCCTATGGTATTTTAAGAAGATCTCTTGGATTGCACTAGCTAGTTATTTTGGCGGTCTTATTTCATATTTTATGCTCGAGCGTATCGCTATGTTTTTCTGA
- a CDS encoding FAD-dependent oxidoreductase, translated as MRIAVLGAGYAGLSVTWHLLLHSQGTATIDLFDPVPLGHGASGLSSGLLHGFTGKKASKPPLADLGITSTHGLITEASKALNIPIVLSRGIIRPAIDDEQAEIFMKRVEEFPNELEWWEKARCEMTVPGIVSNLGALFIKNGVTINNNAYINGLWDACANLGTQFYDELIENIEDIEEFYDHIIVTPGANAHILPELQKLPLSSVKGQLIEISWPEGLAMPQFSINAHKYMVANTENNTCILGATFEHNQPEPVTDETTAYNEIMPPVLSLFPALKEAKILNYYAGMRSSSSTRLPVISRIKENLWFLGGLGSKGLLYHGLTGDMLAQAVLKQSTAYIAKEFLFTL; from the coding sequence ATGCGTATAGCAGTTTTAGGAGCAGGGTATGCTGGGCTTTCTGTAACTTGGCATTTGCTACTACACTCTCAGGGAACAGCAACAATAGATCTTTTCGATCCCGTTCCTTTAGGTCATGGCGCATCGGGATTATCTTCGGGCCTCCTTCATGGCTTTACTGGGAAAAAAGCTAGTAAACCCCCGCTTGCAGATTTAGGAATTACCTCTACTCACGGCTTAATCACAGAAGCTAGTAAAGCATTAAATATCCCTATTGTTCTTTCTCGAGGAATAATCCGCCCAGCTATAGACGATGAGCAGGCCGAAATTTTCATGAAACGCGTTGAAGAATTTCCTAATGAATTAGAATGGTGGGAAAAAGCACGTTGTGAAATGACAGTTCCGGGTATAGTTTCTAATCTCGGCGCCCTATTCATAAAGAACGGCGTAACTATAAATAATAATGCCTATATTAACGGTCTTTGGGATGCCTGTGCTAATCTTGGTACGCAGTTTTATGACGAACTTATAGAAAATATTGAAGATATCGAAGAGTTTTACGATCACATTATTGTAACTCCCGGAGCTAATGCTCATATTCTCCCCGAATTACAGAAACTCCCTCTATCTAGTGTAAAAGGTCAGCTTATAGAAATTTCTTGGCCTGAAGGCCTAGCCATGCCACAATTTAGTATCAATGCGCATAAATATATGGTGGCAAATACAGAAAATAATACCTGCATTTTAGGAGCAACTTTCGAACACAACCAGCCCGAACCGGTTACTGACGAAACTACTGCTTACAACGAAATCATGCCCCCTGTTCTTTCGTTATTTCCCGCTCTTAAAGAAGCAAAAATCCTTAACTATTATGCAGGAATGCGCTCATCAAGTTCTACTCGCTTACCTGTAATTAGTAGAATAAAAGAAAACCTTTGGTTCCTAGGGGGTCTAGGATCCAAAGGTCTACTTTATCACGGTCTTACCGGAGATATGCTCGCTCAAGCTGTATTAAAACAATCTACAGCTTATATAGCTAAAGAGTTTCTATTCACTCTTTAA
- the ispH gene encoding 4-hydroxy-3-methylbut-2-enyl diphosphate reductase, which produces MRRVILSNPRGFCAGVVRAIQVVEAALEKWGAPIYVKHEIVHNRHVVDDLKRRGAIFIEDLADVPCGEKIIYSAHGIPPEVREEAKTRNLFDIDATCVLVTKIHSAVKLYASKGYQIILIGKKKHVEVIGIRGEAPESVTVVEKVEDVASLPFGVEVPLFFVTQTTLSLDDVADITQALKVRYPNIVTLPSSSVCYATQNRQEALRSVLPKVNFVYVIGDVQSSNSNRLREVAEKRNIPARLVNSPDHISDEILNYSGDIAITAGASTPEHIVQSCISRLKELIPDLQVEEDIFAIEDVVFQPPKELRN; this is translated from the coding sequence ATGCGTAGGGTTATACTAAGTAATCCTAGAGGATTTTGCGCTGGGGTAGTTCGTGCTATCCAAGTGGTAGAGGCTGCTTTAGAAAAATGGGGAGCCCCGATTTATGTGAAGCATGAAATTGTTCATAACCGTCATGTAGTAGATGATCTCAAGAGGAGAGGGGCTATCTTTATTGAAGATCTTGCTGATGTTCCTTGCGGAGAAAAGATTATCTATTCTGCTCACGGTATTCCTCCGGAAGTTCGTGAAGAAGCAAAAACTCGGAATCTTTTTGATATTGATGCAACATGTGTTCTGGTAACTAAGATTCATTCTGCAGTTAAGCTTTATGCAAGTAAAGGTTATCAAATTATTTTGATAGGAAAGAAAAAACACGTAGAAGTTATTGGGATTCGTGGAGAAGCTCCTGAAAGTGTTACAGTAGTAGAAAAGGTGGAAGATGTAGCTAGCCTTCCTTTCGGAGTGGAAGTGCCTTTATTTTTTGTGACCCAAACAACGTTGAGTCTGGATGATGTTGCCGACATTACCCAAGCATTAAAGGTGCGTTATCCGAATATTGTCACTTTACCTAGTTCTTCTGTATGTTATGCTACGCAAAATCGTCAAGAAGCTCTACGCTCAGTATTGCCTAAGGTGAATTTCGTTTATGTTATTGGAGATGTACAAAGCTCTAACTCCAATCGTTTACGAGAAGTTGCTGAAAAACGAAATATTCCCGCTAGACTAGTAAATAGTCCCGATCATATTTCTGATGAGATTTTGAATTATTCGGGTGATATAGCAATAACAGCAGGAGCGTCAACTCCTGAACATATTGTTCAATCTTGTATTTCTAGGTTAAAAGAGTTAATACCCGATCTACAAGTTGAAGAAGATATATTTGCTATAGAAGATGTCGTATTCCAACCGCCTAAAGAGCTTCGTAATTAA